The region CAAGAATTACAACTGCAGGAAATATGCCTAGTAGATACGTAATACATACCGTTGGACCTGTGTACAGAGATGGAACAAGTGGAGAAGAAAAATTATTATATAATGCATATTATAATTCTCTAAAGCTGGCCAAAGAATATAATTTAAAAACCATAGCATTTCCTGCTATCTCCACTGGAGTTTATAATTACCCAAAACTAGATGCTGCAGAGGTGGCAACTAGAGCTGTAATGGATTTTATTGCCAAAGAGAATTTTATTGAAGAAGTATATTTTGTATTGTTTAACCAAGATAACTACCAAATATATAAGGAAATTTTGGACAAAAAGCTAAATGGCTAATTTAAGATATTTTTAATGGTTTAATAGGTTATGCCAATTTTTGATATTGACTTTTTAATCCTTATATTATAATATCGAATAAGGTTTTAAAAATTATGTAAAGGATGTGTTTATCATTTTTGGCGATACACATAAGATTATAGGTTGCAACATCTGTGATAATATTTATGATATCTATGGGATTAAATTAGATAAGAATAAACTGTTATGGGGTTCAGTAGCACCAGACATATTACCACAATTTAGACTACACAGACATTATAAAAAAGAGAGTCTTAATTATATTGTAAATGAAATAATTAAATTAATTTTTTTAAGCAGATTTGTAGATTTCAATTCAGCGGCTGACCCATTAGCAATTAAATTATTAAGCAAAAAAATTGGTATCATATCCCATTATTTAAGTGATTTTGTCTGCCTTCCACATGCAGAAAGATGGACTTATGTAAACAGCATGTTTAAGCATATTAAGTATGAGTCAGGGCTAAATGATTATGCAATGAATCACAATTTTAAAAAGAATGTAATAACTATAGATGATATAGATATGTTTCAGAACCGAGTCATTAAGCTTAAGGTACTGTTAAAGAAATATATAGAAGATGTAATTGAGGAATATTCACTTAAGACTGGATTTGCCAATGATCTGAATTTTGCATTATCACTGAATTTGAAAGTTTCTTATTTTATAATTGATACGGTTAAAGCATATAATGAAGAAAGATATAAAGATTTTGCTTTTGAATTTTAGTCCTTCTTATCTGTGGATAGGGAGGATTTTTTCTAAGGAGAAGGATATGTAATAATTTAAGGAGGAAAATTGGTGAATAAAAATAGGATAGGCATACTGTTCTTAGTATTGGCGTTTCTCATAATTACAACGAGTTGTAATGTAGTTACGGATACAATACCCTCTGAGGATTATGAAAATCTACTTAAAATCCATTTTATTGATGTGGGACAAGGAGATTCGACTTTAATACAGCTCCCCAATGGTGAGGTATCTCTAATTGATGGAGGGCCTGGAAGTGCCCAAGATAAGGTAGTCAAATATATTGAGGTATTAGGTATAGAAGAAATAGATCATTTAATAGTCACCCATCCCCATGAAGACCATATAGGAGGCCTACCCCAGATAGTGGAGAATTTTAAAATTAAAAAGGTGTATATGCCCAATAAAACGGCTAATACGGTTGTATTCGAGGAATTATTGTTGGCGATTAAAAAGCAAAATTTAAATATAGATATAGTCAAAGCTGGAGATTACCTAATAGATGAAGAACAACTAAAATTTTATTTTTTAGCTCCTAATAGAGATGATTATGATGCAACAAATGATTTTTCAATTGTTTCTAAAATAGATTTTTTCGATAACTCATTAATTGTAGCTGGAGATGCGGAAAAAAATTCGGAAATGGATATGATAGATAGTGGTTTAGACCTTAAAGCAGATCTATTAAGGGTAGGTCATCATGGCGGTAGAACTTCTACTAATGATGACTTTTTAGAAAAGGTTAATCCTAAGTATTCAATAATAAGCGTAGGGAGGGAGAATGCCTATGGGCATCCACATAGGGAAACCTTAGAGAGATTAAATAAAATAGGCACTAAGATTTTAAGAACTGACCGATTAGGAGATATAGTATTTATATCAGATGGACAACGCTGGGTTTATGAAACGGAGATTGCAAGAAAAGAGAATGCTGTTGCAATAATGTATATTGGAAATAAAAACACTAAGGTACTCCATAGTATAGAATGTAACTCATTACCAATTGAGGAAAACCGTATATTTTTTACATCCATTGTGGAGGCAGAAAACATGGGTTATAGACCTCATAAAAATTGCATTAAATAGGGGGAGATTAGGTGAAAGGTATAGTTGATAGGTTTGAGGAGGATCGGGTCGTAATTGAAATATTGAGCGATGGCGGGGTCTTAGAGTTTGATAGAGTACTTTTTCCTGATAATCTAAAAGAAGGGGATGTAGTAGAATATATAAAAGATAGATTTGTTATTAACGAAGAGGAGACAAGAGAAAGGGAAAGAAAAACTAACGATTTATTCAATTCTTTGATCAAAAAATAAAAATAACCTATTGACATATATGGTTAAATTGAATATAATACCTTATTAATATGGTGAAAGCGATGATGGGAAGAGTAGTCATTAAGGAAGTTTCAGAGAGTCGGTACTTGGTGGGAATCCGGCACGGAATTAATGATGAAGAACATCCCTAAGCATCTAACCGAAATTTGCTATTGTAAAGAGTAGGCTTAGACGGGTATAGTCCGTTATCAACTATGCAGTATCGAATGATTCTTTATTGAATTATTCTGTACTGGCTAAAGAGAGCCTTTTGCTAATTAAGGTGGCACCGCGGAAGTTAACCTTTCGTCCTTTAGGATGAAAGGTTTTTTATTTTAATTATTCAGGAGGGATAAACATGAGAGGATTAGATGTTAAGGAAACTCAAATAGCTATAAAAATTATCAAGGATTATTTTGAGAGGCAATTGGCCAAAAAGTTAAATTTAATTAGGGTATCAGCTCCACTATTTGTAAGACCCGAGTCAGGTTTAAATGATTATCTGAGCGGGGTAGAAAAGGCTGTATCATTTAAAATGAGAAAATATAATGAGGAAATAGAAATAGTTCAATCCTTAGCAAAATGGAAAAGATTCGCATTAAAACGATATGGTTTTAAGATAGGTGAAGGGATTTATACGGACATGAATGCGATTAGACCTGATGAAGTTCTTGACCGAACCCATTCTATATATGTTGATCAATGGGATTGGGAAAAGGTAATTTCAAAAGAAAATAGGAATGAAGAATATCTTAAAAAAGTGGTGAAAGATATATATGAAGTATTTAAAGCTACAGAAAAAAGAATTAATAGAATATATCCTTTTTTGAAAGCTAAACTACCGGAAGAGATAAAGTTCATAACAACACAAGAGTTGGAAGATAGATATCCCGACAAAAGCCCTAAAGAAAGAGAACATTTAATTTGTGAGGAATATAAAGCAGTTTTCTTGATGAAAATAGGCTGCAGATTAAAATCTGGTTTTCCCCATGATGGCAGATCACCTGACTATGATGATTGGGAATTGAACGGAGACATTCTGTTCTGGAATCCCATCTTAGGTGAGGCTTTAGAATTATCTAGCATGGGGATAAGGGTAGATGGTGCTGCATTAGAAAAACAATTAAAAATTGCAAATGCAGAAGAAAGGAAGGAGTTTATCTATCATAAAATGTTGCTAGAAGGGGAGCTACCTCTTACTATTGGTGGGGGAATTGGCCAGTCTAGAATATGTATGTATTTCCTAGAAAAAAGACATATTGGGCAAGTTCAAGCTTCGGTTTGGACGGATAGTATAATTGAAGAATGTGAAAAGGAAAAAATATTTTTACTTTAGTCAAAATATGTTGTAAAATAGAGTAAAAAAGGTAAGGAGTTTTGAAATGTTTAAAAAGCATAGGTTGCCATATTTATTATTGGGATTAGGTATAGGAATTATTGTTACAAATGCTGTATATACTTTTTATCCTCAATGGACATATAGAGAGTACACAGATGAAGAAATAATAGAGAAGGCAAAAGAACTAGGAATGGTTTTCATAAAGGATAATATTAACATTACTGCTACTACTAACCAAGAAGATATTCAAAATCATGTTCAGAATGAAAAAGAAGCTGAAGAGTTGCGGATTGAAGAAGAAATAGAAACTCAAGAGGGAGGGAAAACTCAAGAAGAGGAAATTTATAATGAAATAGCAATCGAAGATGTAGAGGAGATAACCTTTTCTATAAAATATGGAGATTCCCTTATTAAGGTGTCCAGAGGACTAGAAAAGGCAGGCATAATAAATGATGCAGAAGATTTTTTAAAGTATGGAAAGGCAAAAGGGATAGATAAAAGGCTCAGGGTAGGAGATTATAAATTGACGAAAGGATTAGATTATGATACTATAATATCCATATTGTTAAAACAGGAAGAGTTAAACAAAAGTAATACTAAATAATTATTTTTAAACCAAGCATTGGACTGGTTTCAATGCTTTTTATTTTTCTATTTATATTAATTAGATTTTTAATAAAAATAATAAAGTTAATCCCAGAAATATCGTTTCTTGTAGTATAATATAATTAAGTGTCAAAATTAAAAAGAAAAAGATGGTTTAATCCTCCAGAGTTTTGGAAACAATTGCTATGGGGAGGGATTATTTTGGTATTGGCAAAAGCTGAACTTTGGCAAATCTATAACGGGCTAAGATATAATTTCTTGTATAATGGCGATATAAACTCAATACATATCCTCCTGAATTTATACGATTTGGAAACGAGAATGACAAATATTTCTCCTAAGTATGTTTGTACTAAGGAGATTAGGAGAAGGGTAAGAAGGCTTTTGTTTCCAAGAAAAGATAGACAACTTATATCTAATAACATTACAATGTTAATCCATGAAGATATAAATAGGCTAGAATTGACCATATATTTAGAAGGATATAAAAACGGATTTTACAATAATAAATGGGCTAATATATTGGAAGATAAAGCTATAGAACATTATTCTATAGATATGCTGTATGAAAGAAACTTTTTATTCCACTACAATGTTTCTATAGATGAAGTAAAAAAATTAAAAATTAAAATTTGTGAAGATATAGATAGGGAGAATGAGGAGAAAAAACATCTAACAGACTTTATAACTACATACTGTGAAAGGGTTATAAAAAGTAAGATATATAATTTAAATATGTATATTGATAAACAGCTGAAGATAGAATATAATTTCAATAAACCTAATATAAAAGAGGAATCTTATCTATCTACAAAGGAAATAAGAGACCTATACAAAATGATAGTAGATATAATAATTAAAAATGCCATAAATCTATATAAAGAAGCAAGCTGGTTTGGAATAAATGATAGGGTTCTTAATAGGTATATATAAATTGGGGGGATTATGATGTATGTAAAAAATCACATGCTAAGAAGGGAAAAATTAGTTACTTTGGATTTACAAGATAATATTTATACAGCCTTAAAGAAAATCCAAGAAGGAGATTTTATGTCTTTACCCGTTTTAGAAGGTGATGAATTTAAAGGTTATCTAATGAAAGAGGCTATATACAGAAATTATTTTGAATATAACCAAGGAGATAAGAATGAATTTTTGAAGAATACAAAGGTCAAGGACTTATATAGTACTAATTTTAGATCCATAAAAGAAGATGATTACATAGAAAATGCTTCATATCTTTTAAAGGAATGGAGGACTCCTTTTTTACCAGTTTTCGATTCGAAAAACAAGTTTACCGGTATTTTAACTCATAGCTCAATTTTCGATGCATTTTCGGAAATATTTGGATTGGATAAGGGGACTAGAATTGTAGTAAATATGCTAGATATTCCTGGACAACTGGCAAAGCTTACTGAAGTCATTAGGAAAGAAAATGTGAATATAATCAATTTTGCAGCAGTTGATGCTAAGGTATTAGATGTATATAGGGTAATAATCCGGGTGGACACAAAGGATGTAATTGGACTTATAGAAAAGATAGAAAAGGCTGGTTTTAAAATAGGAGAAATTTCTAGATAATATGCATGTATAAAATGTTGTAAATTGGGAAAAATATTCCTCTAGATAATACTGGAGGGATATTTATGAAAAAGCAGAATGCTATTTTAATCTTTTTATTTTGTACTGCTTTATTTTTAGTTAGCTTTATATTAGGATATAAGATTATGAGTGGAAAGGCGAAAAATGACAATTTAATTTCACATAATGGCAAAGGGGTAGATCCTTTGAACTTAGAGATATTAAAAGAAGAAGAACGGATTTCACCAAATGTCTATATAGAGAAGAAGATTCATTATAAAGCTTGTAATCATAACATAACAATAATTAATGATTTAGATGAAAATATAATAAATATGACGGAAAAAGAATACCGCGAATATATGAAAGAAAATTTTCCCAATGTAAGGATAGTCCATTTTACTACTAGTCGTATCATTTTAAGGGAAGAAAAAGACCATCTTTGTACTAACCACTATATAATCGGAGAGTCTGATGGAAAGGTTGCCATATATAAGATAGATGAATACGGCATGGAAGTATTAGATAAGGTTTTTAATGATTATCCTATAACCCTTTTAAAAGAAATAGATCAGAAAAAGTTAAAAGAGGGAATAAGAGTGGATAGTTTAGAAGAATTATCAGATGTGTTGGAAAACTTTATTAGTTAAACTAAGTTAGTTTATTAACTTAGTTTTTCTATTTAAAATGTGGTAATATGTATATATGATATATTATTGAAAGGGGAAAAAAATGATAATATTAGGCATTGATCCTGGACTTGCTATAGTAGGATATGGGGTAATTGAGTATAAAGGAAATAGATATAGGTTGCTGGACTATGGAGTTATTAGAACTGATTCAAATATTTTTTTTCCTCAAAGGCTAAAGTTAATTTATGACGAATTATCTTCTATTATAGATAGGTTTAATCCAGCGGATTTAGCAGTAGAAGAATTGTTTTTTAATAAGAATGTAAAGACAGCAATTCAAGTGGGACAAGCTAGAGGTGTGGAAATACTTGCAGCAATAAATAAGGGTTTAGAGGTTTATGAATATACTCCGTTGCAAATAAAACAATCTGTAGTAGGCTATGGTAGGGCTGAAAAGAGGCAAGTTCAGGAAATGGTTAAGATACTTCTTAATTTAAAGGAAATACCTAAGCCAGACGATGCAGCTGATGCATTGGCTGTAGCAATTTGTCATAGTAGTTGTTTAAATTATAAGGACATGTTTAAAATGAAATAAAGAGGTTGAATAAAATGTATGAATATATAACGGGAAAAGTCGTCAACACTAAGGATGATTATGTAGTATTAGATAATAATGGCATAGGCTATAAGATATATACTTCAAAGAATTCACTTATAGATATTGTTATTGGTCAAAATGTGACCATGTATATTCATTTTAGCTTACGGGAAGACGGAATTAATCTCTATGGTTTTACGACTGAAGAAGAATTGGAAATGTTTAATCTATTATTGCTAGTTTCTAAAATTGGACCAAAGGTGGGTTTGAACATTCTTTCTAGTCTTACACCAAATCAAATAAAGTTAGCAATTATTAAAAACGATTCTAGTCAGTTTTGTAACGCTCCAGGAGTTGGTAAAAAGACTGCATCTAGGATTATTTTGGAATTAAAGGATAGAATAAATAAAGAATGTATTGTAATTAATGAGGAACCTGAGTTAGAAAATGATGAGATAGAAATGGCTATACATGGTATAATGTCTCTAGGTTATTCCAAAGGAGAGGTATTAAAGGTTATTGATAAAATTGATACAAGGGGAATGGCCGCTGAGGATATTATTAGGGAAGTTTTGAAAAGGCTTTCTAAATAGTAAGGAGAGGTTATAGCAAATGGATAATGGAAATGAAAGAATTGTTTCTAGTTTAATTCAAAAAGAAGATAGGGAAATAGAGGCTAATTTAAGGCCTAAATGGTTGGAGGAATATATCGGGCAAGATAAAGTTAAGCAAAAACTAAAAATATTCATACAAGCCGCAAAGGAAAGGAAAGAACCTTTGGATCATGTACTCCTTTATGGTCCACCTGGGTTGGGAAAAACTACTCTAGCTAATATCATTGCTAATGAAATGGGAGTAAATGTTAGAATAACTTCAGGTCCTGCCATTGAAAGGCCAGGTGATTTGGCTAGCATATTGACCAATTTGGGAGAAGACGACGTATTATTTATCGATGAAATACATAGATTAAATAGATCTGTAGAGGAGATACTGTATCCTGCTATGGAGGATTTTGCTCTAGACATTATCATAGGAAAAGGACCTAGTGCTAGGTCTATTAGACTGGATTTATCAAGGTTTACCTTAATTGGTGCTACAACAAGAGCAGGTTTATTAACATCTCCATTGAGGGATAGATTTGGAGTAATGCTAAATTTGGAATTGTACGATAAATATAGTTTACAAGAGATTGTTAAGCGATCCTCCAAAATATTAAATATTCCCATTGACAATAAAGGAGCTATGGAGATAGCTAAAAGGTCTAGAGGCACACCTAGGATAGCAAATAGATTGTTAAAGAGGGTGAGGGATTATGCCCAGGTTATGGAGGATGGAATTATTACTTGGGATGTAGCCAAGAAAGGGTTAATGATGTTAGAAGTGGATGAACTTGGTTTAGATCAAGTTGACAGGAAAATACTTCTTACCATGATAGAAAGCTTTAACGGTGGGCCTGTAGGATTGGATACTCTTTCCGCAGCTACTGGTGAAGAAAGAACTACTATTGAAGATGTTTATGAACCCTATTTATTGCAAATAGGATTTATAAACAGGACTCCTAGAGGTAGGGTAGTTTCAAGGAAAGCTTATGAACATTTCAAAATACCGTTTAAGGAAGAGGAGGAGGGATAGGATGGAATCCTTTGGTAGGATGTTTTTGACATTAGGTATAGTTTTTGTAATAGTAGGTATAGCATTTACCCTTGGTTCGAAATTTGGTTTAGGGAAATTACCAGGGGATATTTTCATCCAAAAGGGCAATTTTACATTTTTCTTTCCAATTGCATCTAGTATAATTATTAGCATAATATTGACTTTATTATTAAATGTGATCAAAAGATAGGAGGACAGATTATGAAAAGGCTTTTTGTTTTCCTGGTACTAGTAATTTTAATCGTTGGAATACTTAATAGTGATTATATATATGCAAATTCTATGGAAAATAGCTTTATTGCGATAAGGTTGACAAGCCCTATAAAATCCAACTCTTATGTGAACCTGTATGGAGAAGAAGGCTTTTTAATATATAACAAAGGGGATTTAATAGGATATTTAGATTATTTTGAAGGGGAAAATGTTAGAGTAGCAGTATTGGAAAAAGATATCATAGGAATTTTTGATATGGAAGGTAATCTTCTATTTTCATACAATCAAGAAGAGGAATTGATTTTAACATCTGGGAAGTCTAACGAGAGAAAGGTGAGAGTAGAAGATAATTTTTACAGAGATTTTATACAATTTAAGATAATAGACGGTAATTTAATAGTTATAAATTATATCGATTTAGAAAACTATTTATACGGTGTAGTTCCGAGAGAAATGCCTGCCTCTTTTGAAATGGAAGCATTAAAAGCACAAGCCATTGCTTCCAGAACTTATGCGTTGAAAAATAGAAGTAAACACATTGCCCACGGATATGATCTTTGCGATAATACCCATTGTCAGGTTTACGGAGGTATGGATGGAGAACAGGAAAATACTAATAGAGCAGTAGATATGACAAGGGGGATGATTATTACTTATGCTGGAAATATAATAGATGCTTTATATCATTCAAATAGTGGAGGTATTACAGAAGCCTCATCGGAAGCTTGGGGTTATAATCATCCTTATTTAACTTCCGTTGACGATAAGTATTCCATTGATGCACCTAATGGTACTTGGAGTTATAAAATGACTACTGATGAAATTAATAGTAAATTAAAGGATTATGGTATAAATGTAGGCAATATATTAGATATTAAAATTACAGAGACTTCTTCTAGTGGTCGGGTTACAAAACTTAAAATAGTAGGGACTTCCGGAGAAAGGACATTGAGTAAAGGGGAAATTAGAGAGGTATTAGGGTTAAATGAAATCAAAAGCAATCTATTTACCATAAAAAAAGGTTCTTATGAAGAAGTTAATTCCAATGTATATGCAATTGATAGTAAAAGTTCAACTCCCCAATTAGTGGATTTAAATAATGTAAAAGTAATTGATAGCAGTTTTGAACGAAGATCTTCCAGAGGTATTACCAGTAGGTTTATTAACCGAGATGGAATAGTAGGAAATGATAGTAGTGTTTCTCAACAGGTTAATAGTTTCATAATAGAAGGAAAGGGATATGGTCATGGAGTAGGTATGAGTCAATGGGGAGCTAAGAAGATGGCGGAACTTGGGTATTCTTATGAAGATATATTAAAGCATTATTATAGTGGAATTGATATTACAATTAATAATAGGTAGAGGATGATGCAATGAAAACTGAAGATTTTTATTATGATTTACCAGAAGAACTAATTGCCCAATATCCTATTGAGGATAGAGAAGAGTCTAGGCTTCTAGTCCTCGACAAGAAAACTGGCAAATTAGAGGATAGGATATTTAAGGATATAATAGATTATTTCTATCCCGGGGATTGCTTGGTATTAAACGATACTCGGGTAATACCAGCTAGGCTGTTTGGCAGTAGAGAAGGCAAAAAAGAGAAGATTGAATTTTTATTACTTAAGAGGGTTGAAAGGGATACGTGGGAAACTCTGGTAAGGCCAGGTAAAAAAGTTAAACCTAATAACAGGATAATTTTTAGAGATGGGTTATTAATAGCTGATGTTTTATCCATTAATGAAGATGGGACTAGGAATGTAAAATTCATTTATGATGGTATATTTGAAGAAATACTGGATAAATTAGGAGAGATGCCTTTACCCCCATATATTAAAGGAGAATTGAAGGATAAAGAAAGGTATCAGACTGTATATTCAAAACATGAGGGCTCTGCGGCAGCACCTACGGCTGGTCTACATTTTACCATGGAATTACTAAAGCGAATTGAAGAAAAAAGAGTTAATATAGCTTATTTGACTTTACATGTAGGTTTGGGTACTTTTAGACCTGTAAAAGTGGAAAATATTGAAGAACACCATATGCACTCTGAATATTATGAAGTCTCCAAAGAAGCAGCTGACATCATTAATAGGACTAAAAGTGAGGGAGGTAGGATTATTGCTGTTGGCACTACGAGTACTAGAACTCTCGAAACAGTAGCCAATCAAAAAGGTGAGATTATACCAAGCAAGGGTTGGACTGATATATTCATTTATCCAGGCTATGAGTTTAAAATAATTGATGGACTGATAACGAATTTCCATCTGCCAGAGTCTACTCTTTTGATGCTTGTATGTGCTTTTGCTGGCAAGGACAATATATTTAATGCATATAAGTACGCTATAGAAAACAAATTTAGATTTTTCAGCTTTGGAGATGCAATGTTTATTAAATAACGAGGAGGAGCAGAATGACAGTAAGGTTTAGGCTTATAAAGGAGTCAAAGGAATGTATGGCAAGACTTGGGGAGCTAGAAACACCTCATGGAATTGTTGAGACTCCCATATTTATGCCCGTCGGCACTAAAGCAACTGTAAAAACTATGACGCCTGAAGAGGTTGAGGATTTGGGAGCTCAAATTATTTTGAGCAATACTTATCATTTATATTTAAGACCTGGGCATAAACTAATTGAGGAAGCAGGAGGCCTTCATAAATTTATGAATTGGGATGGCCCAATCCTAACTGATAGTGGTGGATTTCAAATTTTTAGTCTTGGTGATCTGCGTAAAATTTCAGAGGAGGGGGTAGAGTTTAAGTCCCATATCGATGGTTCTACCCATTTTATAAGTCCTGAAAAATCAATTGAGATTCAAAATTCATTGGGCTCGGATATTATGATGGCCTTTGATGAATGTGTTTCTTATCCTGCAGATTATGATTATGTGAAGAAATCTATGGAACGAACTACTAGATGGGCTAAAAGATGCAAGGATTTCCATAAAAACTGGGAAAAA is a window of Tepidimicrobium xylanilyticum DNA encoding:
- the queA gene encoding tRNA preQ1(34) S-adenosylmethionine ribosyltransferase-isomerase QueA, which codes for MKTEDFYYDLPEELIAQYPIEDREESRLLVLDKKTGKLEDRIFKDIIDYFYPGDCLVLNDTRVIPARLFGSREGKKEKIEFLLLKRVERDTWETLVRPGKKVKPNNRIIFRDGLLIADVLSINEDGTRNVKFIYDGIFEEILDKLGEMPLPPYIKGELKDKERYQTVYSKHEGSAAAPTAGLHFTMELLKRIEEKRVNIAYLTLHVGLGTFRPVKVENIEEHHMHSEYYEVSKEAADIINRTKSEGGRIIAVGTTSTRTLETVANQKGEIIPSKGWTDIFIYPGYEFKIIDGLITNFHLPESTLLMLVCAFAGKDNIFNAYKYAIENKFRFFSFGDAMFIK